From one Streptomyces sp. CA-210063 genomic stretch:
- the leuA gene encoding 2-isopropylmalate synthase yields the protein MANRQQPSSMPIHKYGQYEQVDIPDRTWPNNRITVAPRWLSTDLRDGNQSLIDPMSPERKRRMFDQLVKMGYKEIEVGFPASGQTDFDFVRSIIEEPGVIPDDVTISVLTQAREDLIERTVESLKGAKRATVHLYNATAPVFRRVVFRGSKDDIKQIAVDGTRLVMEYAEKLLGPETEFGYQYSPEIFTDTELDFALEVCEAVMDVYQPGPGREIILNLPATVERSTPSTHADRFEWMSRNLSRREYVCVSVHPHNDRGTAVAAAELALMAGADRVEGCLFGQGERTGNVDLVTLGMNLFSQGVDPQIDFSDIDEIRRTWEYCNQMEVHPRHPYVGDLVYTSFSGSHQDAIKKGFDAMEASAKEQGKTVDDIEWAVPYLPIDPKDVGRSYEAVIRVNSQSGKGGIAYVLKNDHKLDLPRRMQIEFSKIIQAKTDAEGGEVTGGDIWAVFQDEYLPNPQNPWGRVQVLSGQTTTDKDGVDTLTVEAEVDGEQRTLVGTGNGPISAFFNALQGIGVDARLLDYSEHTMSEGASAQAASYIEVAIEDKVMWGIGIDANTTRASLKAVVSAVNRAAR from the coding sequence ATGGCGAACCGCCAGCAGCCCAGTTCCATGCCGATCCACAAGTACGGGCAGTACGAGCAGGTCGACATCCCCGACCGCACCTGGCCGAACAACCGGATCACCGTCGCCCCCCGCTGGCTCTCCACCGACCTGCGCGACGGCAACCAGTCCCTGATCGACCCGATGTCGCCCGAGCGCAAGCGCCGGATGTTCGACCAGCTGGTCAAGATGGGCTACAAGGAGATCGAGGTCGGCTTCCCGGCGTCGGGACAGACGGACTTCGACTTCGTACGGTCGATCATCGAGGAGCCGGGGGTCATCCCCGACGACGTCACCATCTCCGTACTGACCCAGGCCCGTGAGGACCTGATCGAGCGGACGGTCGAGTCGCTGAAGGGCGCCAAGCGCGCCACCGTCCACCTGTACAACGCCACCGCCCCGGTCTTCCGCCGTGTGGTCTTCCGCGGCTCCAAGGACGACATCAAGCAGATCGCCGTCGACGGCACCCGCCTGGTGATGGAGTACGCGGAGAAGCTGCTGGGCCCGGAGACCGAGTTCGGGTACCAGTACAGCCCGGAGATCTTCACCGACACCGAGCTGGACTTCGCGCTGGAGGTCTGCGAGGCGGTGATGGACGTCTACCAGCCGGGTCCGGGCCGCGAGATCATCCTCAACCTGCCCGCCACCGTTGAGCGTTCGACGCCGTCGACGCACGCGGACCGGTTCGAGTGGATGAGCCGCAACCTCTCCCGCCGCGAGTACGTCTGCGTCTCCGTCCACCCGCACAACGACCGCGGTACGGCCGTCGCCGCCGCCGAGCTGGCGCTGATGGCCGGCGCCGACCGCGTCGAGGGCTGTCTGTTCGGGCAGGGCGAGCGCACCGGCAACGTCGACCTGGTCACCCTGGGCATGAACCTGTTCTCCCAGGGCGTCGACCCGCAGATCGACTTCTCCGACATCGACGAGATCCGTCGTACGTGGGAGTACTGCAACCAGATGGAGGTCCACCCGCGCCACCCGTACGTGGGCGACCTGGTCTACACGTCCTTCTCCGGCTCCCACCAGGACGCCATCAAGAAGGGCTTCGACGCCATGGAGGCGTCCGCCAAGGAGCAGGGCAAGACGGTCGACGACATCGAGTGGGCCGTTCCGTACCTGCCGATCGACCCGAAGGACGTCGGCCGCTCCTACGAGGCGGTCATCCGGGTCAACTCGCAGTCCGGCAAGGGCGGTATCGCGTACGTCCTGAAGAACGACCACAAGCTGGACCTGCCGCGCCGGATGCAGATCGAGTTCTCGAAGATCATCCAGGCGAAGACGGACGCCGAGGGCGGCGAGGTCACCGGCGGCGACATCTGGGCGGTCTTCCAGGACGAGTACCTGCCGAACCCCCAGAACCCGTGGGGCCGCGTCCAGGTCCTGAGCGGCCAGACGACGACCGACAAGGACGGCGTGGACACGCTGACCGTCGAGGCCGAGGTCGACGGCGAGCAGCGGACCCTGGTCGGCACCGGCAACGGCCCGATCTCCGCGTTCTTCAACGCCCTGCAGGGCATCGGCGTCGACGCCCGCCTGCTGGACTACTCCGAGCACACGATGAGCGAGGGTGCCTCCGCGCAGGCCGCCTCCTACATCGAGGTCGCCATCGAGGACAAGGTCATGTGGGGCATCGGTATCGACGCGAACACGACGCGCGCGTCGCTGAAGGCGGTCGTCTCCGCCGTCAACCGCGCGGCGCGCTGA
- a CDS encoding TerB family tellurite resistance protein, with protein MLPGRDPIGRAAALARVGTTGRVTGLSRVMGTRIAWTGVGDGEFFCPGCGGDRNYQRLTGRRRFILLGVPVLPRGETGPVVECAACRHHYATDVLDHPTTTRFSAMLRDAVHTVALAVLATDGTCTRPSLSVAATAVRSAGFDDCTEEQLGALVEALAADTGRVYGEPCGPGLAIELHEALDPLAPHLAPTGREAILLQGARIALADGPYTPAERDVLFTVGAALTICGDDVTRLLATARTPS; from the coding sequence GTGCTGCCAGGACGGGACCCCATCGGCCGTGCCGCCGCGCTCGCCCGCGTCGGGACCACCGGCCGTGTCACCGGGCTCTCGCGGGTCATGGGCACCCGGATCGCGTGGACCGGTGTCGGTGACGGCGAGTTCTTCTGCCCGGGCTGCGGAGGTGACCGCAACTACCAGCGCCTCACCGGCCGCCGCCGCTTCATCCTCCTCGGCGTCCCCGTCCTGCCCCGCGGCGAGACCGGCCCGGTGGTGGAATGCGCGGCCTGCCGCCACCACTACGCCACGGACGTCCTCGACCACCCCACCACCACCCGCTTCTCGGCGATGCTCCGCGACGCCGTCCACACGGTCGCCCTCGCCGTCCTGGCGACGGACGGCACCTGCACCCGCCCGTCCCTGTCGGTCGCCGCGACCGCCGTACGCTCCGCCGGCTTCGACGACTGCACCGAGGAGCAGCTCGGCGCCCTGGTCGAGGCCCTCGCCGCCGACACCGGCCGCGTCTACGGGGAGCCGTGCGGACCCGGCCTGGCCATAGAGCTCCACGAGGCCCTGGACCCCCTCGCCCCCCACCTCGCCCCGACCGGCCGCGAGGCGATCCTCCTCCAGGGCGCGCGGATCGCCCTGGCGGACGGGCCGTACACCCCCGCGGAGAGAGACGTCCTCTTCACGGTGGGGGCGGCGCTGACGATCTGCGGGGACGATGTGACGCGGTTGCTGGCGACGGCACGGACGCCGTCGTAA
- a CDS encoding cytochrome P450, which translates to MTKTDTAPSAPGALPLIGHAGRLARDRLGFLEELRALGPVVRIRLGRTPVHVVNAPELVQRMLVAGNGVEFDKGGPFFDQAAQLVGDGLSTSLAGPHRPMRATLRPVFARRRLPHHTERFQDCALEVSSAWRPGQVVEPYTEMKRFAVAVLARTLFLAPEDRQAVEAVQRNVPLMLSALATHMMVPGSNRLPTPENLRYARAARETREAVDTMVRRRMSDPTDHHDLMSALVPPDCPDAHTEQEVFDQVITFFIGGTETMASLLSWTLHLLSVHPRAYERVEAELDEVLGDRPVTLQDLSRLTFMKRVINESLRLHPPVWLLSRVTLVDTELGGHPLPAGAGLLFSPYALHRDPAVFAEPERFDPDRWIENRIERRHREAFIPFGAGTRRCIGDAFGLAEAQVALAVILRRWRVRPQPGTTPEPLLRMTMRPQGARVILDHRPDRAPSAEARVLPRE; encoded by the coding sequence GTGACGAAGACCGACACGGCTCCCTCCGCTCCAGGAGCGCTCCCGCTCATCGGCCACGCGGGCCGGCTGGCCCGCGACCGGCTGGGCTTCCTCGAAGAGCTGCGTGCCCTGGGGCCGGTCGTACGGATCCGGCTGGGGCGCACCCCGGTGCACGTCGTCAACGCTCCCGAACTCGTCCAGCGGATGCTGGTGGCGGGCAACGGAGTGGAGTTCGACAAGGGCGGCCCCTTCTTCGACCAGGCCGCCCAGCTCGTGGGGGACGGTCTCTCCACCTCCCTGGCCGGACCCCACCGGCCGATGCGCGCCACGTTGCGGCCTGTGTTCGCCCGCCGGCGGCTGCCCCACCACACCGAGCGGTTCCAGGACTGCGCGCTCGAGGTGTCCTCGGCGTGGCGGCCCGGCCAGGTCGTCGAGCCGTACACGGAGATGAAGCGCTTCGCGGTCGCCGTCCTCGCCCGGACCCTCTTCCTCGCCCCCGAGGACCGGCAGGCCGTCGAGGCCGTCCAGCGCAATGTGCCGCTGATGCTCTCCGCCCTGGCGACTCACATGATGGTGCCCGGCAGCAACCGCCTGCCGACCCCCGAGAACCTGCGGTACGCGCGGGCGGCCCGCGAGACCCGCGAGGCGGTCGACACGATGGTCCGGCGCCGGATGAGCGATCCCACCGACCACCACGACCTGATGTCGGCCCTCGTGCCCCCCGACTGCCCGGACGCCCACACCGAGCAGGAGGTGTTCGACCAGGTCATCACGTTCTTCATCGGCGGCACCGAGACCATGGCGTCGCTGCTGTCCTGGACCCTGCACCTGCTGAGCGTCCACCCCCGGGCGTACGAGCGGGTGGAGGCCGAGCTGGACGAGGTGCTCGGCGACCGGCCCGTCACCCTCCAGGACCTGTCCCGGCTGACCTTCATGAAGCGGGTGATCAACGAGTCGCTGCGCCTGCACCCGCCCGTGTGGCTGCTCAGCCGCGTCACCCTCGTCGACACCGAACTGGGCGGCCACCCGCTCCCCGCCGGGGCGGGGCTGCTCTTCAGCCCCTACGCCCTCCACCGGGACCCGGCCGTCTTCGCCGAGCCCGAGCGGTTCGACCCCGACCGCTGGATCGAGAACCGCATCGAACGCCGCCACCGGGAGGCGTTCATCCCCTTCGGCGCGGGCACCCGCAGATGCATCGGCGACGCGTTCGGGCTCGCCGAGGCACAGGTGGCCCTCGCGGTGATCCTCCGCCGCTGGCGGGTACGGCCACAGCCGGGCACCACCCCCGAGCCGCTGCTGCGGATGACCATGCGGCCGCAGGGCGCACGGGTCATCCTCGACCACCGGCCGGACCGGGCTCCCTCCGCCGAGGCGCGCGTACTCCCCAGGGAGTAG
- a CDS encoding MMPL family transporter, producing MGPGETNVRTRRRAVPWLVLGLWVVLLAVVGPFASQLSEVQNNREVDYLPASADSTQAAKIQDRLPGGDTTELVLVYHREGGLTAADRAAADAQVAEIGERDRLVAEPEGVPSQDGDTLMYPVASNGPGTDKELRDAFVERVREVAHSEGGLTVEVGGPGALVSDVGAVYGSLGGPVLYTTVAVVAVLLIIIYRSPVLWLVPLLVAGVADFMSMGVAYGLNQVFGTTVSGQSSAMMTILVFGAGTDYALLVVSRYREELRRIERPYEAMRAALRGCGPAVLASSGTVAAGLLCLLAADLNSSRGMGPLGTVGVLCALLAMITLLPAILVLLGRRVFWPLVPAYGSEPKQRRSLFSAMGSSAGRRPLVVLAGGAVLLGTLALGTLNLPGSLKQEDAFVDRPESIAAMETLAKAYPGQSTQPISVITPTGRADATLAEIEGHEGVAAVERGRSGGGWTEISVVAKSAPQSAAETTTIKSLRDRLPESYIGGPSAEQLDLKDTNARDRLVVVPIVLVSVLLILVALLRSLVAPLLLVVAVVAVWAAALGIGGLVFGPVFGFEGTDSGLGLLSFVFLVALGVDYGIFLMHRMREESLAGAEPAAAALTALRTTGGVIASAGLVLAATFAVLLNMGLVQLVQLGFVIAVGVLLDTFLVRTYLVTSASVALRRKMWWPGRLSREPAGPVEPPPGEATDRERVVVG from the coding sequence ATGGGGCCCGGAGAGACAAACGTACGTACGCGGCGGCGAGCCGTGCCCTGGCTGGTGCTCGGGTTGTGGGTGGTGTTGCTCGCGGTGGTCGGGCCGTTCGCGTCGCAGCTGTCCGAGGTGCAGAACAACCGGGAGGTGGACTATCTCCCGGCGAGCGCGGACTCGACTCAAGCGGCCAAAATCCAGGACCGGTTGCCCGGGGGTGACACGACCGAGCTGGTGCTCGTGTATCACCGGGAGGGCGGGTTGACCGCCGCCGACCGGGCCGCCGCCGACGCGCAGGTCGCGGAGATCGGGGAGCGGGACCGGCTGGTCGCGGAGCCTGAGGGGGTGCCGTCGCAGGACGGGGACACCCTCATGTATCCGGTCGCGAGCAACGGGCCCGGAACCGACAAGGAGCTGCGGGACGCGTTCGTCGAGCGGGTGCGGGAAGTCGCCCACAGCGAGGGAGGGCTGACGGTCGAGGTGGGTGGGCCGGGGGCCCTCGTCTCCGATGTGGGTGCGGTCTACGGGTCGCTCGGCGGGCCGGTGCTGTACACCACCGTCGCGGTCGTCGCCGTACTGCTGATCATCATCTACCGGAGTCCCGTGCTGTGGCTGGTGCCGCTCCTCGTGGCCGGGGTCGCGGACTTCATGTCGATGGGCGTGGCGTACGGGCTGAACCAGGTCTTCGGGACGACCGTGTCGGGGCAGAGCTCGGCGATGATGACGATCCTGGTCTTCGGGGCGGGGACGGACTACGCGCTGCTGGTCGTCTCCCGCTACCGCGAGGAGCTGCGGCGGATCGAGCGGCCGTACGAGGCGATGAGGGCCGCTCTGCGGGGCTGCGGGCCCGCCGTGCTCGCCTCCTCCGGGACGGTCGCCGCCGGGTTGCTGTGTCTGCTGGCCGCCGACCTGAACAGCAGCCGGGGGATGGGACCGCTCGGGACGGTCGGCGTGCTGTGCGCCCTCCTCGCCATGATCACCCTGCTGCCGGCGATCCTCGTCCTCCTGGGGCGGCGGGTGTTCTGGCCGCTCGTGCCGGCGTACGGCAGTGAGCCGAAGCAGCGGCGGAGCCTGTTCTCGGCGATGGGGTCGTCCGCGGGGCGGCGGCCGCTGGTCGTGCTGGCGGGCGGGGCCGTCCTGCTGGGCACCCTCGCGCTCGGCACGCTGAACCTGCCCGGGTCGCTCAAGCAGGAGGACGCCTTCGTCGACAGGCCCGAGTCGATCGCGGCCATGGAGACCCTTGCCAAGGCCTATCCCGGGCAGAGCACCCAGCCGATCTCGGTGATCACACCGACCGGGCGGGCCGACGCCACGCTCGCGGAGATCGAGGGGCATGAGGGAGTCGCGGCGGTCGAGCGGGGCCGCAGTGGGGGCGGCTGGACCGAGATCTCCGTCGTAGCGAAGAGCGCGCCGCAGTCGGCCGCCGAGACGACCACCATCAAGTCGCTGCGGGACCGGCTGCCGGAGTCCTACATCGGCGGGCCCAGTGCCGAGCAGCTCGACCTGAAGGACACCAACGCCCGGGACCGGCTCGTCGTCGTACCGATCGTGCTCGTGTCCGTCCTGCTCATCCTCGTCGCGCTGCTGCGGAGCCTGGTCGCGCCGCTGCTGCTCGTCGTCGCCGTGGTCGCGGTGTGGGCGGCCGCGCTCGGCATCGGTGGGCTGGTCTTCGGGCCGGTGTTCGGATTCGAGGGGACCGATTCGGGGCTCGGGCTGCTGTCCTTCGTCTTCCTCGTCGCCCTCGGGGTCGACTACGGCATCTTCCTCATGCACCGGATGCGCGAGGAGTCCCTCGCCGGCGCCGAACCGGCCGCCGCCGCGCTCACCGCGCTGCGGACGACAGGAGGGGTCATCGCCTCCGCCGGGCTCGTCCTGGCCGCGACCTTCGCCGTGCTGCTGAACATGGGGCTCGTCCAACTCGTCCAGCTGGGCTTCGTCATCGCGGTCGGCGTGCTCCTCGACACCTTCCTCGTCCGTACGTACCTCGTGACCAGCGCGAGCGTGGCGCTGCGGCGGAAGATGTGGTGGCCCGGACGGCTCTCCCGGGAGCCGGCGGGGCCCGTGGAGCCGCCGCCGGGTGAGGCGACGGACCGGGAGCGCGTGGTAGTTGGCTGA
- a CDS encoding sensor histidine kinase produces the protein MTATSTGTSTGTTTGTSTGTSTGAAVLPGIVERLRTAVGADALRHDAYLAAALMVLDVVVAVLLVDGRELDPLGWALLLVVHVLLVWRRRRPMLVLCVFVALVALYHGLDYNHPAAVPPAMVALYTAAVTGTARRTLLTGAAVVGATLAVNATFTPSQLVEFLRISGWIVAVLVFGGYVRVHRQYIASVVERAERAERTREEEARRRVAEERLRIARDLHDLLAHSITLIGVQTSVAAHVLAADPDRLDRAAVAEALDDIAETCRTARGELRGTLEVLRESEYAGAGARGPLPGLDGLSDLVDAARRAGARVDIAVTADGVPSGVGAAAYRIVQEALTNAVRHGGADVAIRVELRGGRGVLRVRVTDEGVGEAVGTPSGGPGFGILGMRERARSVGGTLEAGPRAAGGFEVEAVLPLGGVGERYVSGAGAGAGADVADGAEVAADPDVAAGVAAVEQERRVAR, from the coding sequence GTGACGGCAACCAGTACGGGGACGAGCACGGGGACCACTACGGGGACGAGTACTGGGACGAGTACGGGCGCGGCAGTGCTGCCCGGGATCGTCGAACGCCTCCGCACGGCCGTGGGGGCCGACGCCCTGCGCCACGACGCGTATCTCGCGGCCGCCTTGATGGTCCTGGACGTGGTGGTCGCCGTGCTCCTCGTCGACGGCCGCGAACTCGACCCCCTCGGCTGGGCGCTCCTGCTCGTCGTCCACGTGCTCCTCGTGTGGCGGCGCCGGCGCCCGATGCTCGTGCTCTGCGTGTTCGTGGCCCTGGTGGCGCTGTACCACGGGCTCGACTACAACCACCCCGCCGCGGTCCCGCCGGCCATGGTCGCGCTGTACACGGCCGCGGTGACCGGTACGGCCCGCCGCACCCTGCTCACCGGCGCCGCCGTCGTCGGCGCGACCCTGGCGGTGAACGCGACCTTCACGCCCAGCCAACTCGTCGAGTTCCTGCGGATCTCCGGCTGGATCGTGGCCGTCCTCGTCTTCGGCGGATACGTCCGCGTCCACCGCCAGTACATCGCCTCTGTCGTCGAACGTGCCGAGCGCGCCGAACGCACCCGCGAGGAGGAGGCGCGGCGGCGGGTCGCCGAGGAACGGCTGCGCATCGCCCGTGACCTGCACGATCTGCTCGCTCACAGCATCACGCTCATCGGCGTGCAGACCTCCGTCGCCGCGCACGTCCTGGCCGCCGACCCCGACCGCCTCGACCGCGCCGCCGTCGCCGAGGCCCTCGACGACATCGCCGAGACCTGCCGGACCGCCCGCGGTGAACTGCGCGGCACGCTGGAGGTGTTGCGCGAGTCCGAGTACGCCGGTGCCGGCGCCCGCGGCCCCCTGCCGGGCCTCGACGGCCTCTCCGATCTCGTCGACGCGGCCCGAAGGGCGGGGGCACGCGTGGACATCGCCGTCACGGCGGACGGGGTGCCCTCCGGGGTGGGCGCGGCCGCCTACCGGATCGTGCAGGAGGCACTGACCAATGCGGTACGACATGGGGGAGCGGACGTGGCGATACGGGTGGAGCTGCGGGGCGGGCGAGGGGTGCTTCGGGTGCGGGTGACGGACGAGGGGGTGGGGGAAGCGGTGGGGACGCCTTCAGGCGGTCCCGGCTTCGGGATCCTCGGTATGCGGGAGCGGGCCCGCAGCGTCGGCGGCACGCTGGAGGCGGGGCCGCGGGCGGCCGGCGGCTTCGAGGTGGAGGCGGTGCTGCCGCTGGGCGGGGTCGGCGAGCGGTATGTGAGCGGTGCCGGTGCCGGTGCCGGTGCCGATGTCGCTGACGGCGCCGAAGTCGCTGCCGATCCCGATGTCGCTGCCGGCGTCGCTGCCGTCGAGCAGGAGCGGAGGGTGGCCCGATGA
- a CDS encoding response regulator, with protein sequence MTDRVIRVLLADDQTLVRAAFAMLVKSARDMEVVGQAGTGREAVELARSARADLVLMDLRMPDLDGIEATRLIAADEDLAGVRVLVLTTYDTDEHVMEALRAGASGFVVKDMRPAELLDAIRTVAAGDALLSPGPTARLVARLLRAPTAPPSPPEGGPECLSDREREVLALVARGLNNTEIAETLGLSPLTAKTHVSRIMGKLGARDRAQLVIVAYESGLVTPGTI encoded by the coding sequence ATGACCGACCGCGTCATCCGCGTACTCCTCGCCGACGACCAGACCCTCGTCCGGGCCGCCTTCGCCATGCTCGTGAAGTCGGCGCGGGACATGGAGGTCGTGGGGCAGGCGGGTACGGGCCGGGAAGCCGTGGAGCTGGCGCGGAGCGCGCGGGCCGACCTGGTCCTCATGGACCTGCGCATGCCCGACCTCGACGGCATCGAGGCGACCCGGCTCATCGCGGCGGACGAGGACCTGGCCGGGGTCAGGGTCCTCGTCCTCACCACGTACGACACCGACGAGCACGTCATGGAGGCCCTGCGGGCCGGGGCCTCCGGTTTCGTGGTGAAGGACATGAGACCGGCGGAACTCCTCGACGCCATCCGCACGGTGGCCGCCGGTGACGCCCTGCTCTCACCGGGCCCGACCGCACGCCTGGTCGCGCGGTTGCTGCGTGCCCCGACCGCGCCGCCCTCGCCACCCGAGGGCGGCCCCGAGTGCCTTTCGGACCGGGAGAGGGAGGTCCTGGCCCTCGTCGCGCGCGGCCTCAACAACACCGAGATCGCCGAGACGCTGGGCCTCAGCCCGCTGACCGCGAAGACCCATGTCAGCCGCATCATGGGCAAGCTGGGCGCGCGGGACCGGGCGCAACTGGTGATCGTGGCGTACGAGTCGGGGCTGGTGACCCCGGGCACGATCTGA
- a CDS encoding sialidase family protein — protein MSARSRRTATALVAATGLLTAAITTVAAVPAAAATTLPTRGCVSSVPYVSGQGGYDTYRIPATITTRAGTVLAFAEGRRNGAGDTGNIDIVLRRSADGGCTWGPLKVVAAGKGDTRGNPAPVVDPTTGRIVLVTSYNSGTVTEEQIMRGEVTAEQSRRVFVQTSKDDGRRFSAPRDITADVKLPGWRWYATGPGHAVALTRGPHAGRLVVPSNHSAAPPADSADTGQEPRYYGAHAIYSDDGGTTWRLGFVDDSYDGLDNANENSAAELPDGRLYFSARDQHGTSVGNRLDSYSGDGGESLDRPYTVQPTLSDVPVVQGAVLQLPSGGPLLFSGPSVPTARQSMSVWRSTDAGTTFTRSTTLSQRPAAYSDLVPLAGSRVGVLYETGTAGPYETIEFRRLPLSAVLG, from the coding sequence TTGTCCGCCAGAAGCCGCCGTACGGCCACCGCTCTGGTCGCCGCCACGGGACTGCTCACCGCCGCGATCACCACGGTCGCGGCGGTTCCGGCGGCCGCCGCCACGACCCTCCCCACCCGCGGCTGCGTCTCCTCCGTGCCGTACGTCTCCGGCCAGGGCGGCTACGACACGTACCGCATCCCCGCCACGATCACGACCCGCGCGGGCACCGTGCTGGCCTTCGCGGAGGGCAGGCGCAACGGGGCGGGCGACACGGGCAACATCGACATCGTCCTGAGACGGTCGGCCGACGGCGGCTGCACCTGGGGGCCGCTGAAGGTGGTGGCCGCCGGGAAGGGGGACACCCGGGGCAACCCGGCGCCGGTGGTCGACCCGACGACCGGCCGGATCGTGCTGGTCACCTCGTACAACAGCGGCACGGTGACCGAGGAGCAGATCATGCGGGGCGAGGTCACCGCCGAGCAGAGCCGTCGCGTCTTCGTGCAGACGAGCAAGGACGACGGCCGCCGCTTCAGCGCCCCCAGGGACATCACGGCGGACGTGAAACTCCCGGGCTGGCGCTGGTACGCGACCGGCCCGGGCCACGCGGTCGCCCTCACCCGGGGGCCGCACGCGGGCCGCCTGGTCGTCCCCTCGAACCACTCGGCCGCCCCGCCCGCGGACTCGGCGGACACGGGACAGGAGCCCCGGTACTACGGCGCCCACGCGATCTACTCCGACGACGGGGGCACCACCTGGCGGCTCGGCTTCGTCGACGACTCCTACGACGGCCTCGACAACGCCAACGAGAACAGCGCGGCCGAACTGCCGGACGGGCGGCTGTACTTCAGCGCGCGGGACCAGCACGGCACGAGCGTCGGCAACCGCCTCGACTCCTACTCCGGCGACGGCGGCGAGTCGCTCGACCGCCCGTACACCGTCCAGCCCACCCTCTCCGACGTCCCCGTGGTCCAGGGCGCGGTCCTCCAGCTCCCCTCCGGCGGCCCGCTCCTCTTCTCCGGCCCCTCCGTCCCCACCGCCCGCCAGTCGATGTCCGTCTGGCGCAGCACCGACGCGGGCACCACCTTCACCAGGTCCACGACCCTCTCCCAGCGCCCGGCCGCCTACTCCGACCTGGTCCCGCTGGCCGGCTCACGCGTGGGCGTCCTCTACGAGACGGGCACGGCAGGCCCGTACGAGACGATCGAGTTCCGCCGCCTGCCGCTCTCCGCCGTCCTGGGCTGA
- a CDS encoding dihydrodipicolinate synthase family protein yields MTVPAPLTGVIPPVCTPLTPDREVDVPSLVRLVDHLVAGGVDALFVLGTTSEAAYLTDAQRRLVVETTTAHVAGAVPVLAGAIDMTTPRVLDHIRSVTAAGADAVVATAPFYTGTHPAEIARHYRLLTAESPVPVYAYDLPAGVHTKLRADLILELAAEGAIAGLKDSSGDLANFRTVITGTRSRPDFTLLTGSELTIDAALAMGAHGSVPGLANIDPTGYVHLDRLCRAGDWDRARAEQERLCALFGMIGVGDPSRMGPSSSALGAFKAALHLRGIIDCAATAEPQVPLSEAEVEQVGKYLAAAGLL; encoded by the coding sequence ATGACCGTCCCCGCCCCGCTGACCGGTGTCATCCCGCCCGTCTGCACGCCCCTGACACCGGACCGCGAGGTGGACGTCCCCTCACTCGTCCGTCTGGTCGACCATCTCGTGGCGGGCGGTGTGGACGCGCTGTTCGTGCTCGGTACGACGTCGGAGGCGGCGTATCTGACGGACGCGCAACGCCGCCTCGTGGTGGAGACGACGACGGCGCATGTCGCGGGCGCCGTGCCGGTCCTGGCCGGCGCGATCGACATGACGACCCCGAGGGTCCTGGACCACATCCGCTCCGTCACGGCGGCCGGCGCGGACGCGGTGGTGGCGACCGCCCCCTTCTACACCGGCACCCACCCGGCGGAGATCGCCCGCCACTACCGTCTGCTCACCGCCGAGTCCCCCGTCCCGGTCTACGCGTACGACCTCCCGGCCGGTGTGCACACGAAACTGCGGGCGGACCTGATCCTGGAACTGGCCGCCGAAGGCGCCATCGCCGGTCTGAAGGACTCCAGCGGCGACCTGGCCAACTTCCGCACCGTGATCACCGGCACCCGTTCCAGGCCCGACTTCACCCTCCTCACCGGCTCCGAACTCACCATCGACGCCGCCCTCGCCATGGGCGCCCACGGCTCCGTCCCCGGCCTCGCCAACATCGACCCCACCGGCTACGTCCACCTGGACCGCCTCTGCCGCGCCGGCGACTGGGACCGGGCACGGGCCGAACAGGAACGCCTGTGCGCCCTCTTCGGCATGATCGGCGTCGGCGACCCGTCCCGCATGGGCCCCAGCTCCTCCGCCCTCGGCGCCTTCAAGGCGGCCCTGCACCTGCGCGGCATCATCGACTGCGCGGCCACGGCCGAACCCCAGGTGCCGCTGTCGGAGGCGGAGGTCGAGCAGGTGGGCAAGTACCTGGCGGCGGCGGGCCTGTTGTAG